The Paenibacillus tianjinensis genome has a window encoding:
- a CDS encoding TIGR01440 family protein produces the protein MEEVMKQDSWEERAAGGIPEQTEAPAGAELSLAAATAAVVAELAEAGKLGPGKILVVGASTSEVAGVRIGTGGALEVAQQLLQGIRQIAEERGFHTVYQCCEHLNRSLVMERSLLESLGLREVSAVPVPGAGGSMAAAAYSFMADPVLAETIEAHAGIDIGETLIGMHLRRVAVPFRPSLRYIGSARVNAAFSRPPLIGGERAVYRTQETSGSRQCD, from the coding sequence ATGGAAGAAGTCATGAAGCAGGACTCTTGGGAAGAACGTGCAGCCGGCGGAATACCGGAACAAACGGAGGCTCCGGCGGGTGCGGAGCTTTCCTTGGCAGCGGCAACCGCTGCTGTAGTGGCTGAGCTTGCTGAAGCCGGTAAACTCGGACCCGGCAAAATTTTGGTAGTCGGTGCCAGTACCAGTGAGGTTGCGGGTGTCCGCATCGGCACCGGAGGTGCTCTGGAAGTGGCGCAGCAGCTGCTGCAGGGGATACGCCAGATTGCGGAGGAACGGGGATTTCATACGGTGTACCAGTGCTGCGAGCATTTGAACCGTTCGCTCGTTATGGAACGTTCCCTGCTGGAGTCCCTTGGACTGAGAGAGGTATCGGCTGTACCCGTCCCGGGTGCCGGCGGCTCGATGGCCGCTGCCGCCTACAGCTTCATGGCTGATCCGGTTCTGGCTGAGACCATCGAGGCCCATGCCGGGATCGATATCGGCGAGACGCTGATCGGCATGCATCTGCGTCGGGTTGCCGTACCCTTCCGGCCGAGCCTGCGCTACATTGGCTCCGCCAGAGTGAATGCAGCCTTTAGCAGGCCGCCTCTGATCGGCGGAGAACGCGCTGTATACCGGACGCAAGAGACAAGCGGTTCCAGGCAGTGTGATTGA
- a CDS encoding FtsW/RodA/SpoVE family cell cycle protein has product MLQKIKKIDGAIVIVLLLLMVISIFSIYSVTHGREGLNGMHIKMIKFYILGMVAFLGLTFIDYRLIVKYALYIYITGIGILVLVSFIGKTQNGAQGWLKFGGFSLQPAELFKLILILFLAAVLVRKNKNRLLFWKDVVPLGLLTLLPFLIVISQNDLGNALSYIVILVGLLWIGNIKFSHALIGLVIIASTATAGIMSYIHYHDQIKTFLTDIGRSHWVERFDPWLVPEEATAKASYHTKNAKLAIASGGMSGEGYMEGSSVQTDRVPYTYSDSIFVQIAEEFGFVGSALLLLLYFILIHRMILIALESKDRGGPFLIVGIVAMILYQIFENIGAFIGLMPLTGITLPFVSFGGTSLLINMASIGLVMSVRLHGREVEENLPTPAAYPAAAKQG; this is encoded by the coding sequence ATGCTTCAGAAGATTAAAAAGATTGACGGTGCTATCGTAATTGTCCTGTTACTGTTGATGGTCATCAGCATTTTCTCCATATACAGTGTGACCCATGGACGAGAAGGCCTGAACGGCATGCACATTAAGATGATTAAGTTCTATATCCTCGGCATGGTTGCCTTTCTCGGACTGACCTTCATCGATTACCGGCTGATCGTCAAATATGCGCTATATATCTATATTACCGGGATCGGGATACTGGTCCTGGTCAGCTTTATCGGTAAAACCCAGAACGGCGCCCAGGGCTGGTTGAAGTTCGGCGGATTCAGCCTTCAGCCGGCGGAACTGTTTAAGCTGATTCTCATCCTGTTTCTGGCGGCTGTGCTGGTCCGCAAGAACAAGAACAGGCTGCTCTTCTGGAAGGATGTCGTGCCGCTGGGTTTGCTTACCCTACTGCCTTTTCTGATCGTAATCAGTCAAAATGACCTTGGTAATGCGCTCTCCTATATCGTAATTCTGGTAGGTCTGCTGTGGATCGGGAATATTAAGTTTTCGCATGCGCTGATTGGTCTGGTGATTATAGCCAGTACGGCGACTGCCGGAATTATGAGCTATATTCACTATCATGATCAGATCAAGACCTTTCTTACAGATATCGGGCGCTCCCACTGGGTGGAACGGTTCGACCCTTGGCTGGTTCCGGAGGAAGCCACCGCTAAGGCCAGCTACCATACCAAAAACGCCAAGCTGGCGATTGCCTCAGGTGGCATGAGCGGAGAAGGCTATATGGAAGGCAGCTCCGTGCAAACGGACCGGGTGCCTTATACGTATTCCGACTCGATCTTTGTGCAGATTGCTGAGGAATTCGGGTTTGTCGGCTCTGCGCTGCTGCTGCTGCTGTATTTTATCCTGATTCATCGGATGATTCTAATCGCCCTGGAAAGCAAAGACCGCGGCGGCCCGTTCCTGATTGTCGGTATCGTGGCGATGATTCTGTATCAGATTTTTGAGAACATTGGTGCGTTTATCGGACTTATGCCGCTCACCGGGATTACGCTGCCGTTCGTCAGCTTTGGGGGGACCTCGCTCCTGATCAACATGGCCAGCATCGGCCTGGTGATGAGTGTGCGGCTCCACGGACGGGAAGTTGAAGAGAATCTGCCGACTCCTGCGGCTTATCCCGCAGCTGCGAAACAAGGCTAA
- a CDS encoding manganese efflux pump MntP yields MAGVYAGWGQIVTIAIMAIALGMDAFSLGVGIGMKGIRLLHVLQLSLLIAFFHVLMPLLGLFTGSYVGHLLGQVTTYAAGGLLLLLGGHMVFNSFRKEDSSRTIDHGTFWGMLLISLSVSVDSFSVGVSLGMFVNSIVLTVLAFGLCGGIMSITGLLLGRRVSRGLGDYGEALGGAILLAFGLLFIF; encoded by the coding sequence ATGGCGGGGGTTTATGCTGGGTGGGGCCAGATTGTAACAATTGCCATTATGGCAATCGCACTGGGGATGGACGCATTTTCCCTCGGCGTAGGGATCGGGATGAAGGGCATCCGTCTTTTGCATGTGCTGCAGCTCAGCCTGCTGATTGCTTTTTTTCATGTACTGATGCCGCTGCTTGGCTTGTTTACCGGCAGTTATGTAGGCCACTTGCTTGGACAAGTCACAACTTACGCCGCAGGCGGGCTGCTTCTGCTGCTGGGCGGACATATGGTGTTTAACTCTTTTCGGAAAGAGGATAGCAGCCGGACAATAGATCACGGGACGTTCTGGGGAATGCTGCTCATTTCGCTTAGTGTGAGTGTAGATTCCTTTTCTGTGGGTGTGTCCCTTGGAATGTTTGTGAATAGCATAGTTCTAACTGTATTGGCCTTTGGATTATGCGGGGGCATTATGTCCATTACCGGTCTGCTTCTGGGAAGGCGGGTCAGCCGCGGACTGGGCGATTACGGGGAAGCGCTGGGCGGGGCAATTCTTCTGGCGTTTGGCTTGCTGTTCATCTTCTGA
- the prmC gene encoding peptide chain release factor N(5)-glutamine methyltransferase: protein MKHDFYVMSELQSIREAFAEASSFLDKSGCNEPQRSSQLLLEHVLGLSGAAYYMALADPFPAALKAAWEAGVNRRAAGEPVQYIIGEQEFYGRAFEVTPDVLIPRPETELLVEAILKYGAELWPDGLVPAAAGDTRGARPLTAVDIGAGSGAISVTLAAEAPAWRVCAGDISPGALAVAGRNAQRHGAAVDLRLGDLLEPFAGMETDILVSNPPYIPGGDIAGLQREVRDHEPRTALDGGDDGLDPYRRMMEQLPLLPAAPRLVGFELGQGQAGQVAALLRAAGHWNEIVTIDDLAGIPRHVLGIAR, encoded by the coding sequence TTGAAACACGACTTCTATGTCATGTCGGAATTGCAAAGCATCCGGGAAGCCTTTGCGGAGGCTTCTTCTTTTTTGGACAAAAGCGGGTGCAATGAGCCGCAGCGTAGCAGCCAGCTCCTGCTGGAGCATGTGCTGGGCTTGTCCGGTGCCGCCTATTATATGGCGCTGGCGGATCCTTTTCCCGCTGCGCTAAAGGCGGCCTGGGAGGCCGGAGTGAACCGCCGGGCGGCCGGCGAGCCGGTGCAGTATATCATCGGCGAGCAGGAGTTTTACGGCCGGGCGTTCGAAGTGACGCCGGACGTGCTGATTCCGCGGCCGGAGACGGAGCTGCTCGTCGAGGCCATTCTGAAGTACGGCGCAGAGCTGTGGCCGGACGGGCTTGTTCCCGCCGCCGCAGGTGACACGCGCGGCGCAAGACCGCTGACCGCCGTCGATATCGGCGCCGGCAGCGGTGCGATCTCCGTCACGCTGGCGGCGGAAGCGCCGGCGTGGCGGGTCTGCGCCGGCGACATCTCGCCCGGCGCGCTGGCCGTGGCCGGCCGCAACGCGCAGCGGCACGGCGCGGCGGTGGACCTGCGGCTCGGCGACCTGCTCGAGCCGTTCGCGGGGATGGAGACGGATATTCTCGTCTCCAACCCGCCGTATATTCCCGGCGGCGACATCGCCGGGCTGCAGCGCGAGGTGCGCGACCATGAGCCGCGCACGGCGCTGGACGGCGGCGATGACGGGCTGGACCCGTACCGCCGCATGATGGAGCAGCTGCCGCTGCTGCCGGCAGCCCCGCGCCTGGTCGGCTTTGAGCTCGGCCAGGGCCAGGCCGGGCAGGTGGCCGCGCTGCTGCGCGCGGCGGGCCACTGGAACGAGATCGTCACAATCGACGATCTCGCGGGAATTCCCCGCCATGTGCTGGGCATCGCCCGTTAG
- the spoIIR gene encoding stage II sporulation protein R, translating to MRFISPERQDSLRVTFKYTAILFSFLMVLMMVWEGQKSDAAVAEVTIPQESIRLRILANSDGAADQLVKRQIRDKIVEQMNQWVSALEDPQSLEQARALIRRHLPELNDLVAGELQKRGIGYDYKVELGVVPFPTKMYGGTVYPAGDYEAVRVTLGAGQGQNWWCVLFPPLCFIDAGSGDAAAKGTDTASAAAAEGTSGKIAASDKGKTVSTAGQAAGGEAEAPKVRFFLWEMLQNLWNWISGLWA from the coding sequence ATGAGATTTATATCGCCGGAGAGACAGGATTCCTTACGAGTAACTTTTAAGTATACTGCTATTTTATTTTCTTTTTTGATGGTGCTTATGATGGTTTGGGAAGGACAAAAGAGTGATGCGGCTGTAGCGGAGGTTACGATTCCGCAGGAATCCATCCGCCTGCGTATTCTGGCGAATTCGGACGGAGCCGCAGACCAGCTGGTCAAACGCCAGATCCGCGACAAAATTGTTGAACAGATGAACCAGTGGGTCTCCGCTCTTGAAGACCCGCAGAGCCTGGAGCAGGCACGGGCCTTGATCAGGCGTCATCTGCCGGAGCTGAATGATCTCGTTGCCGGAGAACTTCAGAAGAGAGGCATCGGGTATGATTATAAAGTTGAACTGGGCGTTGTTCCATTCCCGACCAAGATGTACGGGGGAACCGTATATCCGGCAGGAGATTATGAGGCGGTGCGCGTTACCCTCGGGGCAGGGCAAGGACAGAATTGGTGGTGTGTGCTTTTCCCGCCGCTCTGCTTCATCGATGCAGGATCCGGTGATGCTGCTGCCAAGGGGACGGATACTGCTTCTGCCGCCGCAGCGGAGGGAACAAGCGGGAAGATAGCTGCTTCAGATAAAGGGAAAACCGTTTCTACCGCAGGCCAAGCTGCGGGCGGAGAAGCAGAGGCTCCTAAGGTGCGATTCTTCCTGTGGGAGATGCTGCAGAATCTGTGGAACTGGATTAGCGGGTTGTGGGCTTGA
- a CDS encoding FtsW/RodA/SpoVE family cell cycle protein — translation MLQRVKKIDGVIVVVLLMLMAVSILSIYSVTHGRDEDGMHLQMIRWYGLGFVAFFGLSLFDYRLLVKLALYIYLGGVGILVLVSLFGTVKYGAKGWLSVGSFSFQPAELFKLVLILALASLLVRKNKSQLLFWRDIVPLSLVALLPFAVVISQNDLGNALSYMVILVGLLWIGRIKWTHALIGLMIAGVALLGFIYSYIHYHEQVTDFMSTTIGREHFIKRFDPWLVPELASSDDSYQTRNAKIAIASGGMSGEGYLQGGSVQSNKIPVIYSDAIFAQIAEEFGFIGASLLLLLFFILIHRMILIALECKDRAGPFLIIGIVAMLLYQILENIGAYIGLMPLTGITLPFISYGGTSVVINMASMGIAMSVLLYGQDVEDELPAPALHF, via the coding sequence ATGCTGCAGCGAGTCAAAAAGATAGACGGTGTCATTGTTGTCGTGTTGCTTATGCTTATGGCTGTCAGTATCTTATCGATATACAGTGTGACGCACGGGCGGGATGAAGACGGGATGCACCTGCAGATGATCCGATGGTACGGGCTGGGGTTTGTGGCTTTTTTTGGATTGTCTTTGTTTGATTACCGCCTGCTTGTTAAACTTGCGCTTTACATTTATTTAGGAGGCGTAGGGATCCTGGTGCTTGTGAGTCTTTTCGGGACGGTGAAGTACGGGGCCAAGGGCTGGCTTAGTGTGGGATCCTTCAGCTTTCAGCCTGCCGAACTGTTTAAGCTGGTGCTTATTCTGGCGCTAGCCTCTCTGCTGGTCCGTAAAAATAAAAGCCAGCTTCTCTTTTGGCGCGACATTGTGCCGCTGAGTCTGGTGGCCCTGCTGCCATTCGCGGTGGTCATCAGCCAGAATGACCTGGGCAATGCGCTTAGCTATATGGTTATTCTGGTGGGCCTGCTGTGGATCGGCCGGATTAAATGGACACATGCGCTGATTGGCCTGATGATTGCCGGGGTTGCACTCTTGGGCTTCATTTACAGCTATATCCATTATCACGAGCAAGTGACTGATTTTATGAGTACAACCATCGGCCGCGAGCATTTCATCAAACGCTTTGACCCTTGGCTCGTGCCGGAGCTGGCAAGCAGTGATGACAGCTATCAGACACGAAATGCCAAAATAGCGATTGCCTCAGGCGGAATGAGCGGGGAAGGGTATCTGCAGGGCGGATCCGTCCAGTCGAATAAAATTCCCGTGATCTACTCGGATGCGATCTTTGCACAGATTGCCGAAGAGTTCGGGTTCATCGGGGCTTCGCTGCTCCTACTGCTGTTTTTTATTCTGATTCACCGGATGATTCTGATCGCCCTGGAGTGCAAAGACCGGGCAGGCCCGTTTCTGATTATCGGCATTGTGGCCATGCTGCTGTATCAGATCCTTGAGAACATCGGTGCGTACATCGGACTTATGCCGCTGACTGGCATTACACTCCCGTTTATCAGCTACGGAGGCACCTCGGTTGTCATTAATATGGCCAGCATGGGCATTGCCATGAGCGTGCTGCTATACGGACAGGATGTAGAGGATGAGCTGCCGGCACCTGCCTTGCATTTCTGA
- a CDS encoding low molecular weight protein arginine phosphatase produces MLHILFVCTGNTCRSPMAEGLLRKLAKERGIELEVRSAGVSAISGTSVSRHAAAILRDEGINDHMSSTQLSAEIVNWADLVLTLTGGHKRHLLQYFPSAVSKTHTLKEYVYNEEAVNGDISELDSLYAEAELNLALGKEPKSADLQRIIEIRQRIPSFDISDPFGGSREDYELTAAEIRTALYSLLDKLESLRRL; encoded by the coding sequence ATGCTGCATATTTTATTCGTCTGCACCGGAAATACGTGCCGCAGTCCTATGGCCGAGGGGCTTTTGCGGAAGCTCGCGAAGGAGCGGGGAATCGAGCTGGAAGTGCGGTCTGCAGGCGTCTCCGCCATTTCCGGCACTTCCGTATCCAGACATGCCGCAGCCATTCTGCGGGACGAAGGAATCAATGATCATATGAGTTCTACCCAGCTTAGCGCAGAGATCGTGAATTGGGCTGATCTGGTGCTGACGCTGACTGGCGGTCATAAACGGCATCTGCTTCAGTATTTCCCGAGTGCAGTATCTAAGACGCATACGCTCAAAGAATATGTCTATAATGAAGAAGCTGTGAATGGTGATATCAGCGAGCTGGACAGCCTATATGCAGAAGCAGAGCTGAATCTGGCGCTGGGCAAGGAGCCGAAGTCGGCCGATTTGCAGCGGATCATCGAAATCCGGCAGCGAATTCCAAGCTTCGATATTTCGGATCCGTTCGGCGGCTCGCGGGAAGATTATGAGCTTACGGCGGCTGAGATCCGTACTGCATTATATAGTCTGCTCGACAAGCTGGAGTCCTTACGCCGTTTGTAA